One genomic segment of Pseudorca crassidens isolate mPseCra1 chromosome X, mPseCra1.hap1, whole genome shotgun sequence includes these proteins:
- the PGK1 gene encoding phosphoglycerate kinase 1: protein MSLSNKLTLDKMDVKGKRVIMRVDFNVPMKNNQITNNQRIKAAVPSIKFCLDNGAKSVVLMSHLGRPDGVPMPDKYSLQPVAVELKSLLGKDVLFLKDCVGPEVEKACADPAAGSVILLENLRFHVEEEGKGKDASGNKVKAEPAKIEAFRASLSKLGDVYVNDAFGTAHRAHSSMVGVNLPEKAGGFLMKKELNYFAKALESPERPFLAILGGAKVADKIQLISNMLDKVNEMIIGGGMAFTFLKVLNNMEIGTSLFDEEGSKIVKDLISKAEKNGVKITLPVDFVTADKFDENAKTGQATVASGIPAGWMGLDCGPESSKKYAEAVARAKQIVWNGPVGVFEWEAFARGTKALMDEVVKATSRGCITIIGGGDTATCCAKWNTEDKVSHVSTGGGASLELLEGKVLPGVEALSSV, encoded by the exons GATCAAGGCTGCCGTTCCAAGCATCAAATTCTGCTTGGACAATGGAGCCAAGTCAGTTGTTCTTATGAGCCACCTGGGCCGGCCTGATGGTGTCCCCATGCCTGACAAGTACTCCTTGCAGCCAGTTGCTGTAGAACTCAAATCTCTGCTGGGCAA GGATGTTTTGTTCTTGAAGGACTGCGTGGGCCCAGAAGTGGAGAAAGCTTGTGCTGACCCAGCTGCTGGGTCTGTCATCTTGCTGGAGAACCTTCGCTTTCAtgtggaggaagaagggaagggaaaagatgCTTCTGGGAACAAG GTTAAAGCTGAGCCAGCCAAAATAGAAGCCTTTCGAGCTTCGCTTTCTAAGCTAGGGGATGTCTATGTCAATGATGCTTTTGGCACTGCTCACCGAGCCCACAG CTCCATGGTGGGAGTAAATCTGCCAGAGAAGGCTGGAGGATTTTTGATGAAGAAGGAGCTGAACTACTTTGCCAAGGCCTTGGAGAGCCCAGAGCGACCCTTCCTGGCCATCCTGGGCGG AGCTAAAGTTGCAGACAAGATCCAGCTGATCAGTAATATGCTAGACAAAGTCAATGAAATGATTATTGGTGGTGGAATGGCCTTTACCTTCCTTAAGGTGCTCAACAACATGGAG ATTGGCACTTCTCTCTTTGACGAAGAGGGATCCAAGATCGTCAAAGACCTGATATCCAAAGCTGAGAAGAATGGCGTAAAGATTACCTTGCCTGTTGACTTTGTCACTGCTGATAAGTTTGATGAGAATGCCAAGACTGGCCAAGCCACTGTGGCCTCTGGCATACCTGCTGGCTGGATG GGCTTGGACTGTGGTCCTGAGAGCAGCAAGAAGTATGCTGAGGCTGTTGCTCGGGCTAAGCAGATTGTGTGGAATGGACCTGTGGGTGTATTTGAATGGGAAGCTTTTGCCCGAGGAACCAAAGCCCTCATGGATGAGGTGGTGAAAGCCACTTCCAGGGGCTGCATCACCATCATAG GTGGTGGAGACACTGCTACTTGCTGTGCCAAATGGAACACAGAGGATAAAGTCAGCCATGTAAGCACTGGAGGTGGTGCCAGTTTAGAGCTCCTGGAAG GTAAAGTCCTTCCTGGGGTGGAGGCGCTCAGCAGTGTTTAG